From the Pseudomonas sp. SORT22 genome, one window contains:
- a CDS encoding aminotransferase, giving the protein MSLSTLIHRSSQPCPEVSEQQAATLLQEHFGLSGSLQALGSQQDLNFLIDSDHGRYVLKVCHGAYAEQELQAQHAALGFLRDQRLPVPAVQAARSGEQLLTVTVDGQPLRVRLLDYIEGQSLTRIKHMEPRLVAELGRLCARVDQALASFTHPGLERTLQWDPRHAQALINHLLPILDNNPQQARVKAAADQAWEHLQPLIKDLPSQAVHLDITDDNAVWARDEQRQWQLQGVIDFGDLMHTWRIADLSVTCAALLHHAEGDPLRILPAIEAYHALNPLSAAELNALWPLVVARAAVLVLSSEQQLSVDPGNSYSRDNLAHEWEIFDVATSVPSELMQAAILQASGHELPALALEDSAPLLPASVAARVIGVDLGVLSEHYQAGNWEQAGIDQRVLAQQASASGAASSLYGQYRLSQTHIDNPAEPATCALHVELHLPCATVLQAPWAGTWHQYGEDSGCLEGNECSLWLHGLDQTPADGEALAIGQSLGTTGAVLTVQLCRVAGLYPPAFVVPSRAQAWQALCPSPQAILGFACDAEPLVDAQALLARRDASFARSQKHYYQQPPHIERGWRNYLFDMQGRAYLDMLNNVAVLGHGHPRMVAESARQWSLLNTNSRFHYAAIAEFSERLLALAPSGMDRVFLVNSGTEANDLAIRLAWAYSGGRDLLSVLEAYHGWSVATDAISTSIADNPQALSTRPDWVHPVIAPNTYRGAYRGAESAADYLRDVDAKLDALAAEQRQLAGFICEPVYGNAGGISLPAGYLQQAYAKVRAAGGVCIADEVQVGYGRLGTWFWGFEEQGVVPDIITMAKGMGNGQPLGAVITRREIAEALEAEGYFFSSAGGSPVSCRIGMAVLDVMEEEGLWDNAREVGGYFKSRLQQLVDKHPLAGAVHGSGFYLGLELVRDRQSLEPASAETTLLCNRLRDLGIFMQPTGDYLNILKIKPPMCTTRASVDFFVDSIDRVLLEDL; this is encoded by the coding sequence ATGTCGCTCAGTACCCTGATCCATCGCTCCAGCCAGCCATGCCCTGAAGTCAGTGAACAGCAGGCCGCAACCCTGTTGCAGGAACACTTTGGCTTGAGCGGCTCATTGCAGGCATTGGGCAGCCAGCAAGACCTGAATTTTCTTATCGATTCGGACCATGGGCGCTACGTGCTGAAGGTTTGCCATGGCGCCTATGCCGAGCAGGAACTGCAAGCCCAGCATGCCGCCCTCGGCTTCCTGCGCGATCAGCGGCTGCCAGTGCCTGCGGTGCAGGCTGCCCGATCCGGTGAGCAACTGTTGACGGTGACTGTCGACGGCCAACCGCTACGCGTGCGCTTGCTCGACTATATAGAAGGCCAGTCACTGACCCGCATCAAGCACATGGAGCCGCGCCTGGTAGCTGAGCTCGGCCGCCTGTGCGCGCGGGTCGACCAGGCTCTGGCCAGTTTCACTCACCCGGGCCTTGAGCGCACATTGCAGTGGGATCCGCGTCATGCCCAGGCGTTGATCAATCACCTGTTGCCGATACTGGATAACAACCCGCAGCAAGCCAGGGTAAAAGCCGCCGCAGATCAGGCCTGGGAACATCTGCAGCCGTTGATCAAGGATCTGCCATCGCAAGCCGTGCACCTGGACATCACCGATGACAACGCCGTATGGGCGCGTGATGAGCAGCGCCAGTGGCAACTGCAGGGGGTCATCGATTTCGGCGACCTGATGCACACCTGGCGCATTGCCGACCTCTCGGTCACCTGCGCGGCCTTGCTGCACCACGCCGAAGGCGATCCCCTGCGCATCTTGCCGGCGATCGAGGCTTATCATGCGCTCAACCCGCTGAGCGCCGCCGAACTCAACGCCTTGTGGCCATTGGTGGTGGCCCGCGCTGCGGTGCTGGTATTGAGCAGCGAGCAACAACTGAGCGTCGACCCCGGCAACAGCTATAGCCGGGACAATCTGGCCCATGAGTGGGAAATTTTCGACGTCGCTACCAGCGTGCCTTCCGAACTGATGCAGGCGGCGATTCTGCAGGCGAGCGGGCATGAGCTGCCTGCGCTGGCGCTGGAAGACTCGGCGCCACTCCTGCCTGCCTCGGTGGCCGCCCGGGTGATTGGCGTGGATCTTGGTGTGCTCAGTGAGCATTACCAGGCCGGCAACTGGGAGCAAGCCGGCATTGATCAGCGCGTGCTGGCGCAGCAGGCCAGTGCTTCAGGCGCTGCCAGCAGCCTGTATGGGCAGTACCGCCTGTCGCAGACCCACATCGACAATCCCGCTGAACCTGCGACGTGCGCCCTGCATGTCGAACTGCATCTGCCTTGCGCCACGGTGCTCCAGGCTCCTTGGGCCGGGACCTGGCACCAATATGGCGAAGACAGCGGCTGCCTTGAGGGTAATGAATGCAGCCTGTGGTTGCACGGGCTGGATCAGACGCCGGCCGACGGGGAGGCATTGGCCATCGGACAGTCTCTGGGCACCACTGGCGCAGTGTTGACGGTCCAGTTATGCCGGGTGGCCGGCTTGTATCCGCCAGCTTTTGTCGTGCCTTCGCGGGCCCAGGCCTGGCAGGCACTGTGCCCCTCGCCGCAAGCCATCCTCGGCTTTGCCTGCGACGCCGAACCGCTGGTCGATGCCCAGGCTTTGCTGGCTCGGCGCGATGCCAGTTTCGCCCGCTCGCAAAAACACTATTACCAGCAGCCGCCGCATATCGAGCGCGGCTGGCGCAACTACTTGTTCGACATGCAGGGGCGGGCCTACCTGGACATGCTCAACAACGTTGCGGTGCTCGGCCACGGGCACCCGCGCATGGTCGCCGAGTCGGCGCGGCAATGGTCGTTGCTCAATACCAACTCGCGTTTTCATTATGCCGCCATCGCCGAATTCTCCGAGCGCTTGCTGGCCCTGGCACCGAGCGGCATGGACCGGGTGTTTCTGGTCAACAGTGGCACCGAGGCCAACGACCTGGCGATCCGCCTGGCCTGGGCCTACAGCGGTGGGCGTGACCTGCTGAGCGTACTTGAGGCCTATCACGGCTGGTCGGTGGCCACCGATGCGATTTCCACCTCCATCGCCGACAACCCCCAGGCCTTGAGCACCCGGCCGGACTGGGTTCACCCGGTGATCGCGCCCAACACCTATCGCGGCGCCTACCGTGGCGCCGAGAGCGCCGCCGACTATCTGCGCGACGTCGATGCCAAGCTCGATGCGCTGGCTGCCGAGCAGCGGCAACTGGCCGGGTTCATCTGCGAGCCGGTGTACGGCAATGCCGGCGGCATCTCGTTGCCTGCGGGTTACCTGCAGCAAGCCTATGCCAAGGTGCGGGCGGCGGGCGGGGTATGCATCGCCGACGAAGTGCAGGTCGGCTATGGCCGGCTGGGCACCTGGTTCTGGGGTTTTGAAGAGCAGGGCGTGGTGCCGGACATCATCACCATGGCCAAGGGCATGGGCAACGGCCAGCCACTGGGCGCGGTCATCACCCGCCGGGAGATTGCCGAGGCGCTGGAAGCCGAGGGCTATTTCTTCTCCTCCGCCGGCGGCAGCCCGGTCAGTTGCCGAATCGGCATGGCCGTGCTTGATGTCATGGAAGAAGAAGGGCTGTGGGACAACGCCCGGGAAGTCGGCGGCTACTTCAAGTCACGGCTGCAACAATTGGTCGATAAACATCCGCTGGCGGGTGCCGTGCACGGCTCCGGCTTCTACCTGGGGCTGGAACTGGTGCGTGACCGCCAGAGCCTGGAGCCGGCCAGTGCCGAGACTACCCTTCTGTGCAACCGCCTGCGTGACCTGGGTATCTTCATGCAGCCCACTGGCGATTACCTGAACATTCTCAAGATCAAGCCGCCGATGTGCACCACCCGCGCGAGCGTGGACTTCTTCGTCGACAGCATCGACCGGGTACTGTTGGAAGACCTGTAA
- the aguB gene encoding N-carbamoylputrescine amidase: MSRTVTVAATQMACSWDRQGNLETAERLVREAAAKGAQIILIQELFETPYFCQKPNPDYLQLATAVETNAAIGHFQKLAKELQVVLPISFYELAGRARFNSIAIIDADGSNLGVYRKTHIPDGPGYHEKYYFNPGDTGFKVWQTRYAKIGVGICWDQWFPECARSMALLGAEVLFYPTAIGSEPHDQSICSRDHWQRVQQGHAGANLMPLVASNRIGREQQDGYDITFYGSSFIADQYGEKVQALNETEEGVLVHTFDLDKLEHTRSAWGTFRDRRPNLYGPLKTLDGALQS, encoded by the coding sequence ATGAGCCGCACTGTCACTGTTGCCGCCACCCAGATGGCCTGCTCCTGGGACCGCCAGGGCAACCTGGAAACCGCCGAGCGGCTGGTCCGCGAAGCGGCTGCCAAGGGCGCGCAGATCATCCTGATCCAGGAACTGTTCGAAACCCCGTACTTCTGCCAGAAGCCCAATCCGGACTACCTGCAACTGGCCACAGCGGTTGAAACCAACGCCGCCATCGGTCATTTCCAGAAGCTCGCCAAAGAGCTGCAGGTGGTGCTGCCGATCAGCTTCTACGAGCTGGCCGGGCGTGCGCGTTTCAACAGCATCGCGATCATCGATGCCGACGGCAGCAACCTCGGTGTGTACCGCAAGACCCACATTCCGGATGGCCCCGGCTACCACGAAAAGTACTACTTCAACCCGGGCGACACCGGCTTCAAGGTCTGGCAGACCCGCTACGCGAAAATCGGCGTCGGCATCTGCTGGGACCAGTGGTTCCCCGAGTGCGCACGCAGCATGGCCCTGCTCGGCGCCGAGGTGCTGTTCTACCCGACCGCCATCGGTAGCGAGCCGCACGACCAGAGCATCTGCTCGCGCGACCACTGGCAGCGTGTGCAGCAAGGTCATGCCGGTGCCAACCTGATGCCGCTGGTGGCCAGTAACCGTATCGGCCGCGAACAACAGGACGGCTACGACATCACCTTCTACGGCTCCTCCTTCATCGCCGACCAGTACGGCGAGAAGGTCCAGGCGCTGAACGAGACCGAGGAGGGTGTGCTGGTGCATACTTTCGACCTCGATAAACTTGAGCACACCCGCAGTGCCTGGGGTACTTTCCGCGACCGTCGTCCGAATCTGTACGGCCCGCTGAAGACCCTCGACGGCGCGCTGCAATCCTGA
- the aguA gene encoding agmatine deiminase gives MKTLTSTPRADGFHMPAEWAPQTQVWMVWPERPDNWRLGGKPVQAAHVTLAKAIARFEPVTVAVSAAQYDNARARLDLPNIRVVEISNDDAWVRDTGPTFVINDSGEVRGVDWGFNAWGGFEGGLYAPWNRDEQLASKVLEMERCQRYHTEGFVLEGGSIHVDGEGTLITTEECLLNHNRNPHLNREQIEAILRDHLAVDSIIWLPDGLYNDETDGHVDNFCCYVRPGEVLLAWTDDPQDPNYARCHSALEVLENSRDAKGRAFTVHKMPIPGPLFATEEECAGVDPVAGSQERNPSVRLAGSYVNFLIVNGGIIAPSFDDPADAEARAILARVFPDHEVVMIPGREMLLGGGNIHCLTQQQPAPAKG, from the coding sequence ATGAAAACGCTTACCAGTACCCCGCGCGCCGACGGCTTCCACATGCCTGCCGAATGGGCGCCACAAACCCAGGTCTGGATGGTCTGGCCCGAGCGCCCGGACAACTGGCGCCTGGGTGGCAAGCCGGTACAGGCTGCCCACGTGACCCTGGCCAAGGCCATCGCCCGTTTCGAGCCGGTGACCGTTGCCGTCTCGGCCGCGCAGTACGACAACGCCCGGGCGCGCCTGGACCTGCCGAACATCCGCGTGGTGGAAATCAGCAACGACGACGCCTGGGTCCGTGATACCGGCCCGACCTTCGTCATCAACGACAGCGGTGAAGTACGCGGCGTCGACTGGGGTTTCAATGCCTGGGGCGGCTTCGAGGGTGGCCTGTACGCGCCGTGGAACCGTGACGAGCAACTGGCCAGCAAGGTGCTGGAGATGGAGCGCTGCCAGCGCTACCACACCGAAGGCTTCGTGCTCGAAGGCGGCTCGATCCATGTCGACGGTGAAGGCACCCTGATCACCACTGAAGAATGCCTGCTCAACCACAACCGCAACCCGCACCTGAACCGCGAGCAGATCGAAGCCATCCTGCGTGACCACCTGGCGGTGGACAGCATCATCTGGCTGCCCGATGGTCTGTACAACGACGAAACCGACGGCCACGTCGACAACTTCTGTTGTTACGTCCGCCCAGGAGAAGTGTTACTGGCCTGGACCGATGATCCGCAAGACCCCAACTATGCACGCTGCCATAGCGCACTTGAGGTGCTGGAAAACAGCCGTGACGCCAAAGGTCGCGCCTTCACCGTGCACAAGATGCCGATTCCGGGGCCGCTGTTCGCCACTGAAGAAGAGTGCGCCGGGGTCGATCCGGTGGCCGGCAGCCAGGAGCGCAACCCGTCGGTGCGCCTGGCTGGCTCCTACGTCAACTTCCTGATCGTCAACGGCGGCATCATCGCCCCGAGCTTCGACGACCCGGCAGATGCCGAGGCTAGAGCGATTCTGGCGCGGGTGTTCCCTGACCATGAAGTGGTCATGATCCCCGGGCGCGAGATGCTCCTGGGCGGCGGCAACATCCATTGCCTGACCCAGCAACAACCGGCGCCAGCCAAAGGCTGA